One Vigna unguiculata cultivar IT97K-499-35 chromosome 7, ASM411807v1, whole genome shotgun sequence genomic region harbors:
- the LOC114192826 gene encoding uncharacterized protein LOC114192826: MGLLSNRVTRESLKPGDHIYSWRTAYIYAHHGIYVGDDKVIHFTRRGQEVGTGTALDLLLVSSGPARPRESCPTCTAPQEEHGVVSSCLNCFLAGGVLYRFEYAVSPALFLAKARGGTCTLAVSDEDDVVVHRAKHLLENGFGCYNVFKNNCEDFAIYCKTELLVAEQGRIGQSGQAISIIGGPLAAVLSSPLRMVTTNVYGMAVTAVGVYCASRYATDIGMRGDVVKVPVEELTRRLATGFLQVVESQMPMNLAHQSPQLVTQ, from the exons ATGGGGCTTCTGTCGAACAG AGTAACTAGAGAGAGCCTGAAACCAGGGGATCATATCTACTCTTGGAGGACTGCGTACATTTATGCTCATCACG GCATTTATGTGGGTGATGACAAAGTCATTCACTTCACCAGGCGTGGGCAAGAAGTAGGTACTGGTACTGCACTAGATCTTCTCCTCGTTAGTTCAGGACCAGCCAGGCCTAGAGAAAGTTGTCCAACATGTACAGCACCCCAAGAGGAACACGGTGTTGTCTCCTCCTGCCTGAACTGCTTCCTGGCCGGCGGCGTCCTGTATCGGTTTGAGTACGCCGTCTCCCCTGCCCTCTTCCTCGCAAAAGCTCGCGGCGGAACGTGTACTCTTGCAGTCTCCGACGAAGATGATGTCGTCGTCCACCGGGCAAAACATCTGCTTGAAAATGGCTTTGGATGCtataatgttttcaaaaacaactGTGAAGACTTTGCTATCTATTGCAAAACTGAACTCCTTGTTGCTGAGCAAGGAAGAATTGGACAAAGTGGCCAAGCCATTTCCATCATAGGGGGTCCTCTTGCTGCTGTTCTATCCTCGCCTCTACGAATGGTTACTACCAACGTATATGGAATGGCAGTGACTGCTGTTGGAGTGTACTGTGCCAGTAGGTATGCTACGGACATTGGAATGAGGGGTGATGTGGTGAAGGTGCCTGTTGAAGAGTTAACAAGAAGATTGGCCACTGGCTTTCTGCAGGTGGTTGAATCCCAAATGCCAATGAACCTTGCTCATCAATCTCCTCAACTTGTCACTCAGTGA